A region of Fusarium keratoplasticum isolate Fu6.1 chromosome 6, whole genome shotgun sequence DNA encodes the following proteins:
- a CDS encoding Ribosomal-L18e/L15P domain-containing protein produces the protein MPPRISPLSTSLCCRATANAPVSSLTAYLAGLSLQTRNASILSSLANNPGAIHNKKRVGRGPSSGHGKTSGRGHKGQKQHGKVKPWFQGGQTPLIVKHGRKGFSNFRAPQMSEVNLDQIQAWIDQGRLDPTKQITPKELIECGIVGTIKDGIKVLSRGGDSLKQPIDVMVSRASAGAIAAIEGAGGKILTRYYTKLAMRRLLTGESVNTDKPLPQGKEHVESVVAAARESPFRYRLPDPTSREDIEYYRDPAHRGYLSHQLAPGESPSLYFRVPGVHKIKSEVKKENKVTEETLF, from the exons ATGCCTCCTCGAATTTCTCCCCTCAGCACATCCCTGTGCTGCAGGGCAACCGCCAATGCTCCCGTGTCGTCGCTGACCGCGTACCTCGCCGGCCTCTCCCTCCAGACCCGCAACGCTTCcatcctcagcagcctcgcCAACAACCCCGGCGCCATTCACAACAAGAAGAGAGTCGGTCGCGGTCCCTCGTCCGGACACGGAAAGACGTCTGGTCGTGGTCACAAGGGTCAGAAGCAGCATGGAAAGGTCAAGCCTTGGTTCCAGGGTGGTCAGACACCTCTGATCGTCAAGCACGGCCGAAAGGGTTTCAGCAACTT CCGAGCCCCTCAGATGTCCGAAGTGAACCTCGACCAGATCCAGGCTTGGATTGACCAGGGACGACTCGACCCCACGAAGCAGATCACCCCCAAGGAATTGATCGAGTGCGGAATTGTCGGTAccatcaaggatggcatcaaggtGCTGTCCCGTGGCGGAGATAGCCTTAAGCAGCCCATTGATGTAATGGTCTCTCGTGCCTCGGCCGGTGCCATTGCCGCGATCGAGGGCGCCGGCGGCAAGATCCTGACCCGTTACTACACCAAGCTCGCCATGAGGCGACTTCTAACGGGCGAGTCGGTCAACACAGACAAGCCTCTGCCCCAGGGCAAGGAGCACGTCGAGTCTGTAGTGGCCGCAGCCCGCGAATCCCCCTTCCGATACCGGTTACCCGACCCTACCAGCCGTGAGGACATCGAGTACTACCGTGATCCCGCACACCGAGGATACCTGAGCCACCAGCTGGCGCCAGGCGAGTCGCCCAGTTTGTACTTTAGGGTGCCGGGAGTGCACAAGATCAAGagcgaggtcaagaaggagaacaaggtcaCCGAGGAGACGCTGTTCTAA